A region of Lycium barbarum isolate Lr01 chromosome 1, ASM1917538v2, whole genome shotgun sequence DNA encodes the following proteins:
- the LOC132639907 gene encoding EIN3-binding F-box protein 1-like, translated as MCKVIDYTGNGAFFPCGASYPKPKNSFSSIGKNVDVYFPSRKRIRVTAPSVATCESFEQKKQPSIEVLPDECLFEVFRRLSSGQERSACACVSKRWLTLLSSIRRDETFASKSNVSSESNGVEGEAETQDIEGEGYLTRRLDGKKATDVRLAAIAIGTASHGGLGKLSIRGNNPCRGVTDAGLKAVARGSPSLRDLSLWNVPSLGDEGLSEIAHGCHLLEKLDLCQCPAITDKSLLDIAKNCPNLTSLTIDSCSNIGNESLLAVGQYCPNLKVIAVKNCPLIGDQGIAGLFSSAGHALTKVKLQALNISDVSLAVIGHYGIAMTDLTLGGLQSVNERGFWVMGNGQGLQKLKSLTISACNGVSDLGLEALCKGCPNLKLFCLQKCAVRLDNGLVAFVKASVSLENLQLEECHRITQAGFFGILLNCGKKLKALSLVNCFGVKDYTYACPLVAPCNSLQSLAIRNCPRVGNATVAIVGKLCPKLTHLELSGLLGITDEGLFPLVQSCVASLVEVNLSGCVNVTDKSVSAIAELHGGTLESLIIDGCRQVTDATLLEISKSCWLLDELDVSKCGITDSGIATLAGAVQLSLRVLSLSGCHLVSDKSLPFLHELGQNLQGLNIQHCHGISSITVDVLVEQLWRCDILS; from the exons ATGTGTAAAGTCATTGATTATACTG GAAATGGTGCTTTCTTCCCTTGTGGAGCTTCAtacccaaaacccaaaaactCATTTTCATCAATTGGGAAAAATGTGGATGTATATTTTCCTTCTCGCAAGAGGATTCGTGTCACTGCCCCTTCTGTTGCCACTTGTGAAAGTTTTGAGCAGAAGAAGCAGCCTTCCATTGAAGTCCTTCCTGATGAATGCCTCTTTGAGGTTTTCAGACGTCTTTCCAGTGGCCAAGAAAGAAGTGCATGTGCTTGTGTTTCCAAGCGCTGGCTTACACTTTTAAGCAGCATCCGCAGGGATGAAACATTTGCATCCAAGTCCAATGTGTCTTCAGAATCTAATGGTGTAGAAGGTGAGGCTGAAACTCAAGATATTGAAGGAGAGGGATATCTTACCAGGCGCCTTGATGGCAAGAAAGCCACAGATGTCAGACTTGCTGCTATTGCCATTGGAACTGCAAGCCATGGAGGTTTAGGAAAGCTCTCTATTCGAGGAAACAACCCTTGTCGTGGTGTGACCGATGCTGGTCTCAAGGCTGTCGCTCGAGGTTCCCCTTCTCTCAGAGATCTTTCCTTGTGGAATGTGCCTTCTCTTGGTGATGAAGGCTTATCTGAGATTGCTCATGGGTGTCATCTGTTAGAGAAGCTTGATCTTTGCCAATGCCCGGCAATTACTGACAAGTCTTTGTTGGATATCGCAAAGAACTGCCCTAATCTGACCTCTCTAACAATAGATTCTTGTTCAAACATTGGGAATGAGTCTCTCCTAGCTGTCGGTCAATACTGCCCCAACCTGAAGGTTATTGCAGTCAAAAACTGTCCACTGATTGGGGATCAAGGAATTGCAGGTCTCTTTTCTTCAGCTGGTCATGCTTTAACAAAAGTAAAGCTCCAGGCACTAAACATCAGCGATGTTTCTCTTGCTGTTATTGGACATTATGGCATTGCAATGACTGACTTAACTCTTGGTGGTCTTCAAAGCGTAAATGAGAGGGGTTTCTGGGTTATGGGCAATGGTCAGGGTTTGCAGAAGCTAAAGTCCCTTACAATAAGTGCTTGCAATGGAGTCAGTGATTTGGGTCTTGAAGCTCTCTGTAAAGGTTGCCCAAATCTGAAGCTGTTTTGCCTCCAAAAATGCGCTGTCCGTTTGGATAATGGATTGGTTGCTTTCGTCAAAGCTTCAGTCTCACTCGAGAACCTTCAGTTAGAGGAATGCCACAGGATTACCCAGGCTGGGTTTTTTGGTATACTTTTGAACTGTGGTAAGAAACTGAAGGCTCTTTCCCTGGTGAACTGCTTTGGTGTGAAAGACTATACCTATGCATGTCCGTTAGTGGCTCCTTGCAACTCGCTGCAATCTTTGGCTATTCGCAACTGCCCTAGAGTAGGCAATGCTACCGTTGCCATAGTAGGTAAACTGTGTCCAAAACTGACTCATCTGGAGCTGAGTGGGCTTCTTGGTATAACCGATGAGGGGCTCTTCCCTCTTGTTCAGAGCTGTGTAGCTAGTTTGGTGGAGGTGAATTTAAGCGGATGTGTCAATGTTACTGACAAATCAGTTTCAGCCATAGCTGAGCTGCACGGGGGAACTCTGGAGTCTCTGATCATAGATGGTTGCAGACAAGTTACTGATGCAACCTTGCTAGAAATTTCAAAATCTTGCTGGTTGCTTGATGAACTCGATGTTTCAAAGTGTGGAATCACCGATTCAGGGATTGCAACTTTGGCCGGTGCTGTACAGCTCAGTTTGCGGGTCCTCTCACTGTCCGGTTGCCATTTGGTATCGGACAAAAGCTTACCTTTCTTGCACGAGTTGGGTCAGAACCTTCAGGGATTGAACATACAGCACTGTCACGGAATCAGCTCTATTACTGTTGACGTGCTTGTAGAGCAACTCTGGAGGTGTGATATACTTTCCTAA
- the LOC132639919 gene encoding uncharacterized protein LOC132639919 isoform X2: MMEKLKEKCRALRNSRSCLGCCMNSPHVVSADKPSKGPKVPSKRLRQTSLRDDFWSSSACEMENSTFPSQRSISSISTSNQALDPHSNSVTTNNATEFVNHGLLLWNQTREQWCGNKTPQKCASVREPKLSLDTSYETLLGTNKLFPQAIPLPEMVDSLVAVWKQEGLYD; the protein is encoded by the exons ATGATggaaaaattgaaggaaaaatgcAGAGCTCTTCGTAAT AGCAGAAGTTGTCTTGGATGCTGTATGAATTCTCCCCATGTTGTTTCAGCGGATAAGCCATCTAAAGGCCCAAAAGTTCCGAGCAAACGATTGAGGCAAACTAGTTTAAGAGACGACTTTTGGAGCAGTAGTGCGTGCGAGATGGAGAATAGCACATTTCCCTCCCAGAGAAGCATCTCATCAATTAGCACATCAAATCAGGCCCTTGATCCTCACAGTAACTCTGTCACCACGAATAACGCTACGGAATTTGTAAATCATG GTCTACTTCTTTGGAATCAAACAAGGGAACAATGGTGCGGAAATAAAACACCACAGAAGTGTGCTTCAGTTCGAGAACCCAAATTAAG TTTAGATACAAGTTACGAGACGTTGCTAGGGACCAATAAGCTTTTCCCTCAAGCAATCCCTCTACCG GAAATGGTAGACTCTCTTGTTGCTGTATGGAAACAGGAGGGGCTTTATGATTAA
- the LOC132639919 gene encoding uncharacterized protein LOC132639919 isoform X3 translates to MNSPHVVSADKPSKGPKVPSKRLRQTSLRDDFWSSSACEMENSTFPSQRSISSISTSNQALDPHSNSVTTNNATEFVNHGLLLWNQTREQWCGNKTPQKCASVREPKLSLDTSYETLLGTNKLFPQAIPLPEMVDSLVAVWKQEGLYD, encoded by the exons ATGAATTCTCCCCATGTTGTTTCAGCGGATAAGCCATCTAAAGGCCCAAAAGTTCCGAGCAAACGATTGAGGCAAACTAGTTTAAGAGACGACTTTTGGAGCAGTAGTGCGTGCGAGATGGAGAATAGCACATTTCCCTCCCAGAGAAGCATCTCATCAATTAGCACATCAAATCAGGCCCTTGATCCTCACAGTAACTCTGTCACCACGAATAACGCTACGGAATTTGTAAATCATG GTCTACTTCTTTGGAATCAAACAAGGGAACAATGGTGCGGAAATAAAACACCACAGAAGTGTGCTTCAGTTCGAGAACCCAAATTAAG TTTAGATACAAGTTACGAGACGTTGCTAGGGACCAATAAGCTTTTCCCTCAAGCAATCCCTCTACCG GAAATGGTAGACTCTCTTGTTGCTGTATGGAAACAGGAGGGGCTTTATGATTAA
- the LOC132639919 gene encoding uncharacterized protein LOC132639919 isoform X1 produces the protein MPLCRAVASWMSRILACMGSCLGCCMNSPHVVSADKPSKGPKVPSKRLRQTSLRDDFWSSSACEMENSTFPSQRSISSISTSNQALDPHSNSVTTNNATEFVNHGLLLWNQTREQWCGNKTPQKCASVREPKLSLDTSYETLLGTNKLFPQAIPLPEMVDSLVAVWKQEGLYD, from the exons ATGCCACTGTGTAGAGCAGTTGCCTCTTGGATGTCTCGCATATTGGCTTGCATGGG AAGTTGTCTTGGATGCTGTATGAATTCTCCCCATGTTGTTTCAGCGGATAAGCCATCTAAAGGCCCAAAAGTTCCGAGCAAACGATTGAGGCAAACTAGTTTAAGAGACGACTTTTGGAGCAGTAGTGCGTGCGAGATGGAGAATAGCACATTTCCCTCCCAGAGAAGCATCTCATCAATTAGCACATCAAATCAGGCCCTTGATCCTCACAGTAACTCTGTCACCACGAATAACGCTACGGAATTTGTAAATCATG GTCTACTTCTTTGGAATCAAACAAGGGAACAATGGTGCGGAAATAAAACACCACAGAAGTGTGCTTCAGTTCGAGAACCCAAATTAAG TTTAGATACAAGTTACGAGACGTTGCTAGGGACCAATAAGCTTTTCCCTCAAGCAATCCCTCTACCG GAAATGGTAGACTCTCTTGTTGCTGTATGGAAACAGGAGGGGCTTTATGATTAA